A single region of the Triticum dicoccoides isolate Atlit2015 ecotype Zavitan chromosome 2B, WEW_v2.0, whole genome shotgun sequence genome encodes:
- the LOC119368995 gene encoding uncharacterized protein LOC119368995: MTSTHEEEDEMVGATQEEKEIEELCCEQQVENEEKKEVLSHEDDEESDDDDDGGESSSMISKRQISKLCEELQATLSLLRIDIEPAAPLREDDTGEWPLPTIHSILEQFKDLRRRTSRLRGKLLPFMERYEEEQAKRHTYEGLDEEEKARRMMEQEEEFFDSYRQGTEFSSRRVTFEQQTTLSPMYFTHWTPGLPLPYNAETEGVSVQVYSFKITEIMCDLRWPLQVYGIVAARDNSDRKRNIIFDRPRHNCQKLTSDDPFLRLTGPSRAIMALSPVDFEVQLKLKGATPSTDRSLMNIREHYIGSTSADGLDTLTFENCLCTAELRVEELSGSVQATFVSVRVVGGGPWPFEHGGRIACSSPPHEVVCVDPKGIAQVVDDSSCFQVVLLDSHDCVCGKMPVGKYGYLDLSRQLVSVELRKENSRQFKDSLKVFFQAYSESGGIAAQAHVKIRPKTCNISRHTCDLGGSKVEITVAWSAILRTDLC; encoded by the exons ATGACGAGTActcacgaggaggaggacgagatgGTCGGAGCTACTCAGGAGGAGAAGGAGATCGAGGAACTCTGCTGTGAGCAACAGGTCgagaacgaggagaagaaggaggtgCTGTCTCATGAGGATGATGAggaatctgatgatgatgatgatggaggcgAATCGAGCTCCATGATCTCCAAGCGCCAGATCAGCAAGCTCTGTGAGGAATTGCAAGCGACCTTGTCTTTGTTGAGGATAGACATCGAGCCAGCAGCCCCGCTAAGGGAAGACGACACCGGCGAGTGGCCGTTGCCGACAATCCACTCCATATTAGAGCAGTTCAAGGACCTGCGCCGCCGCACCTCCAGGCTGAGGGGGAAGCTGCTGCCTTTCATGGAAAGGTACGAGGAGGAGCAGGCTAAGCGGCACACGTACGAGGGTCTCGACGAGGAAGAGAAGGCGAGGAGGATGATGGAGCAGGAAGAGGAGTTCTTCGACAGCTACCGCCAAGGCACCGAGTTCTCATCCCGCCGCGTCACATTCGAGCAGCAGA CTACATTGAGCCCCATGTATTTCACGCATTGGACGCCCGGACTGCCCCTACCCTACAATGCTGAGACGGAAGGGGTCAGCGTGCAGGTCTACTCTTTCAAGATCACCGAGATCATGTGCGATCTGCGGTGGCCGCTCCAAGTGTATGGCATCGTCGCCGCACGAGACAACTCGGACCGCAAGCGCAACATCATCTTTGATCGGCCGAGGCACAACTGCCAGAAGCTCACCTCAGAT GATCCCTTTTTGCGCTTGACCGGCCCGTCTCGGGCGATTATGGCTCTGAGCCCCGTTGACTTTGAGGTCCAGCTGAAACTTAAGGGCGCGACGCCGTCAACAGACAGATCACTGATGAACATTAGAGAACATTACATAGGTAGTACTAGTGCTGACGGTTTAGATACTCTCACCTTTGAAAACTGCCTTTGCACAGCGGAGTTAAGAGTGGAGGAACTTTCTGGATCGGTCCAGGCCACTTTCGTGAGTGTCCGCGTCGTCGGTGGAGGTCCATGGCCTTTTGaacacggaggccggattgcttgcTCCTCACCACCTCATGAAGTTGTGTGCGTGGATCCTAAAGGCATTGCACAAGTTGTTGATGATTCTTCATGCTTCCAAGTTGTGCTGCTCGATTCTCATGACTGTGTGTGTGGAAAAATGCCAGTTGGAAAATATGGTTACCTCGATCTGTCAAGACAGCTTGTTTCTGTCGAACTACGGAAAGAGAACTCCCGGCAATTCAAAGATAGCCTGAAAGTTTTCTTTCAAGCCTACTCAGAGTCTGGTGGTATTGCTGCACAAGCTCATGTCAAAATCAGGCCCAAGACTTGCAACATAAGTCGGCACACTTGCGATCTTGGTGGCTCTAAGGTGGAGATTACTGTTGCTTGGTCAGCCATTCTTAGGACCGACCTATGTTAG
- the LOC119366582 gene encoding uncharacterized protein LOC119366582 yields the protein MSKLKQDVFDKAHEKAVAATTRKRPRQCSYNDLDTIRITSMPTVLQLLQMYKQVHNLFVKHSAALIPRNVSFAKPDGGIPTTFKADFLDGVPVALPFDEQNLSFFILEVITDDDAVFQFPMRLDSLYCCGFRCLDLCDNPLEKLWYSFGKVSILPKRLFKNRKKSGLSLAYNNFRKIQIFAGVIAKFCDHFRGFRPVDSADDDLVGQQLKDTLFFIFSEACRFWFAMCVTVKGFQSETAAPVRLTDLMGDLIQDYGDTSRLGGYLWLAFLEKTMELAATCLHDPGRFPDLLLAFATEAKNFVKYTEADPEFDNQPLIKFKRSSDDLCLGALDGESLFIVKYSCVLIRKALMRDAAYARIFPVMEPISGEDVDCYDD from the exons ATGTCAAAGCTAAAGCAAGATGTGTTCGATAAGGCACATGAAAAGGCAGTGGCGGCTACCACAAGGAAGAGGCCCAGACAATGCTCGTATAAT GATCTTGATACAATTAGAATCACCTCCATGCCTACTGTGTTGCAACTTCTGCAAATGTACAAGCAAGTACACAATTTGTTTGTGAAGCACAGCGCTGCGTTGATTCCGCGGAATGTTAGTTTTGCAAAGCCTGATGGAGGGATTCCTACAACATTCAAAGCTGATTTTCTTGATGGAGTTCCTGTAGCATTGCCTTTTGATGAGCAG AATCTATCCTTCTTTATCCTTGAGGTCATCACTGATGACGATGCTGTGTTTCAATTCCCTATGCGCTTGGATAGCTTGTACTGCTGTGGGTTTCGATGTCTTGATCTTTgtgataaccccttggagaagcttTGGTACTCATTTGGGAAGGTGTCGATTCTTCCGAAGAGACTATTCAAGAACCGAAAGAAATCTGGGTTATCATTAGCTTACAATAACTT CCGTAAAATTCAGATCTTTGCTGGTGTGATTGCAAAATTTTGTGATCATTTTCGGGGGTTCAGACCTGTTGATAGTGCTGATGATGATCTGGTGGGCCAGCAGTTAAAGGACACCTTGTTTTTTATATTCAGTGAAGCTTGCAGGTTTTGGTTTGCAATGTGTGTAACCGTTAAAGGCTTTCAAAGTGAAACGGCAGCCCCTGTGCGTCTCACTGACCTGATGGGAGATCTTATCCAAGATTATGGGGACACTTCTCGTCTTGGTGGCTACTTGTGGCTGGCATTTCTGGAGAAAACGATGGAACTGGCTGCAACCTGTTTGCATGATCCAGGTCGGTTTCCTGATTTATTGTTGGCATTTGCCACAGAGGCCAAAAATTTTGTGAAGTACACAGAGGCAGATCCAGAGTTTGACAATCAGCCGTTGATCAAGTTCAAACGATCAAGTGATGATTTGTGTCTTGGAGCATTGGATGGTGAGTCTCTTTTCATTGTGAAGTATAGCTGCGTCTTGATTCGCAAGGCACTTATGCGGGATGCGGCTTATGCAAGAATCTTTCCAGT GATGGAGCCAATATCTGGTGAGGATGTCGATTGTTATGACGATTGA